The sequence below is a genomic window from Trichosurus vulpecula isolate mTriVul1 chromosome 5, mTriVul1.pri, whole genome shotgun sequence.
AcggtgaggagggagggggaggggagaaggggggagggagataaggggaaggggaaggggaggggagaaagggaggggaagagggaaggaagggggaggggaggggaaaaagtgagaggaagggggaaggaagggggaggggaaagggagatggtgaggagaggggagaaggcgaggggaaggggggagggaggtaaggggaaggggagggggaggggagaggggagaaagtgaggggaagagggaaggaagggggaggggaaagggagacggtgaggagggagggaggggaggggagaggggaggtggtgaggggaaaggggaaggaagggggaggggaggggaaggggggacgGGAAGGGACCAgcgagagggggaggggagaaggaagtgggaggaggagaagggagggaggcccAGGGAGCTCGCCCGGTCTCGGTTCACCCCGGGGTCTCCACGGGGACCCCTCCTCCCGACCGGACCAGACCTGAGGCCCGGCGCGGCGGGGGAGGGGCTGTctcaaccctcccctccccccacgaGGCTCCGAGGAGTTCCCCCAAGCCCTAAGAGAAgccgcggggggggggggggcggccaGCCCCCAGCGCCTTCAGGGACAGTGCTTCCCCCCCCAACTCCCGACCACACCTGCGCCCCCTCCTCGCCCCCTCCCCCGGCACTCGGACCCGGACCAGCTCAGCTGCTCTCTCACCTCCTGCTCTCTCACCTCCGTCGCTCGCTAGCTCGTTCGCTCCTGTCCGTAGCACAGGAGGAAGGGGGAGCGTGGGACCGCGGGGCACGCTGGGAAGGGGAGTCCCGGCCTCCCGTCCTTCCCCAGGCGGGCCGCTCCGGACCTCGGGGAGCGGACTACAACTCCCGGGGGGCAGCGCGTCGCCCGGTACCTGAGCGCATGCGTACCGACGCCGCCCGGCCTCGCGAAGGGGCGGGGCTCggtaggagagggaagaggaagggggagggaaggagggggagggaaagagggggaggggaagagggggaggggaggagggagaggagggggaggggggagagaaggggggatggGGGAAAAGTAGGGCAACGAAGGAAGAGAGTTTGGGGAGGGCGAGCTCCTGGAATCAGAGTCTGGGGAAAGGCGGGGataggaaagagaataagcatgcAGGAAGCACCGGACGCCGTGTTGAGTGCGGTATATgaccctcactttacagttggcgaaactgagacaggcagcggtgaagtgacttgcccagggtcacccagttagtaggggctgaggctggatttgaactcaggtccgcctGTTGGAGATTGTGTATTTCCAGCACTtggcccctccctccttccccgccCCCAGCCCGGGGAGGGCTCCGCAGAGAGGGGATCCCTGCCCCTCTGCAGCagccccctcaccccaccccggCTTGCAGACTgcatctcccccccaccccgggtACTCGGGGACCCTCAGGAAAGGGCCGCGGGTGACCCAGGGCGGGgaaaggaggcagagacagagaggacgATCCTACTTGTCCATGACGCCGGACACTCGCACCTAGCACcctcaggtttgcaaagtgaccTCTCCtgtctcccatttcacagatgggctAGCTTGAGGCTCCAGTCAGAGGGTGCAAGAGCGGTGTAACTGGCACAGGCGCCTCGAGGACCGGGAGAGGGGGCGGCAGTCTAGGCAGAGGAACAAAGAAAAGTCTAGGGGGTGCCGGGAGCAGCTCCCGAGCCTCAGGGTGGCAGGGGTTGGTGACGGGTGGGTGAGAAGGGGAAGATGGTAACTGGAAGCAGGAGGGCAGTGTCTAGAGGGCCCTGACCACACCCAGTCCGGGCAGACCACACTGgttccctggggggggggggggtgtatgtGGGAAGGGTCTCAGGAGGATGGCAACCTCTTAGGTTCACTTTTTGGCCAATAAATGCCTTTCTTGTGAACTACATGTGTCCTCAGACTGAAAAGGGACGGCCAGGCCATTAGTTAGCTGCTCTGGACCTGTGGTCTAGTGCTATGAGCCTGGGCTCCTCACTTTTTGGGAGGCCCTCAGGGTTAGGGTGGGGAGAGACCCTGGGCTGGTCACTTTTGGGGGGtcctggggagtggggagggacccTGGGCTGGTCATTTTTCTGGGGTCCTGGAGGGGAAGGACCTTGGGCTGTAACCCAGTTACACAGTTCTGGATCATTGGATAGTTCTCACGTTTGGGGAGTTCCCCACCCCGCCCAGCCTAGAGGTCCCAACATGCCCCtccatttctttccattcttcccccGAGGATCCAGCAGAACAAGCCaagtctctttctctgcctcgGGAGGTGGTGAGCACCTTCTcactggagagggggaggggacggAAGGTGGGAGGAGGGCTAGAGGAAGGAAGGACTGGAACAGGACTGGCTGGCCCTCTCCCCCGGGCCCCGCCTCTGGACAGCACCCAGCCCAGCCCCCTCGGGTGCCTACATTTATCACCCGCTGCCCAGTGGGGCCTGGCCCTGAGACTCCAGAAGGAGGACCAGATAGGGGCAGGCGTCCAGGGAGCCAGCTCTGGGGAACGGGAGAAGCCCAGAAAAGTGGGGCCAACCTTGGGACTGGGGCACTCAAGGTCCGGAAGTTTGGAGGCCTGGGGGCTGGGGCTTGTCAGACCTTATCATGGCCCTCTTGAAGCTCTCAGTGCTGGCCTTCAGCTTTGTCTTTGGGGCTGCTGGCCTAACGATGCTGACCCTTGGCTTGTGGGCTGAGATGGCGCTGGGAAGGTACCTGGCCCTGTCTGCCCGAGGAGCCCCCAGCGCCCCCTCCCTCCTGCTTGCCGCCGGGGCTGCAGGGCTGCTCTGGGGAGGTCTGGCTGGCGGCGGGGCAGCCAGTGAGCACCGGGGCCTGCTCCGGGCATCTGCGGCCATCCAGCTGACTGCTCTGGGAGCCGGCCTCGCTGCTGGCCTTTCAGGACTGTGCTACCAGAACGAGCTGGCCCAGGGCTTCCGGGCAGGCCTATGGCAGGCCCTGTGGGGTTAcggggctggagggaggggtgATGCTAGCTTGGATGCCCTACAGCGGGGACTCAGGTGCTGTGGAGTGGACACTTACCGTGACTGGCTGGACTCACCCTGGGCCCGGAGTCCCTGGGCCCGGGGCAATGGCTCTCTGCCCCTGAGCTGCTGCAGAGGCCAGGCTGACTGCCAAGAGGGGGCCAGGGCCGTGGCTTCTGATGGCTGCTTCTCCAAAGCCAGTGACTTTGTGGCTGACAACATGGCCTTCATTGTAGTAGCTGCGCTGGGCCTAGGGGCCCTGCAGGTGGTAGGGGTTGTGCTGGCCTGTCTTCTGGCTGCCCGAATGGTCCCTGGGGCCCAGACGTCTGCAGAGACCCCAAAGAGCCATTCCCTGGAGAACCCGCTCCCTGCTGTCCCTGCTGTGCCCCTTCAACCCTGAGCCCACTCTGTCCCCTGCCCCATTCCACCCTCATTTCCAGGCTGGGCCCTGACTCCTTTATAAGACTCGTCTTACCCAGGAAAGCACCCAATCCAGGCCAGCTCTGACAGCACTGCCCCTGAGCCCAGCTGGCGTTCCTCCAGCCCtccttctttattcctttcctgCCCTGCACCCTGAGGGACAGCGGGCTGAGGATCTTCCTGAGCCCAGCCACCCAGGCCAGCCACCCTCAGCAGGACACCAGAGGCACTTGCCCCAGCTCAGATTCTTAGTGAGTGGCTGCAGAGGCCAGAGCTGGGGGCAAAGAGAGGGCTGGAGCCCAGAGAGCTCACAGCCGTGGTGTGGTCTCCATCCCGATGGAGACCAGGACGGGGCATGGAACAGGCATGGCAAGAGCCGAAGAGCAGAGCTGGTAAGAGCCTCCCTGCCCCAGTTTTGCGGGATGTCAAAGGAGGAAGTTTCGTTGTCCCTGGAgccaccccttcctccttttctgacTGTCTGGACTCTCCAAAGACCCTCTTCCAATTTTTTCACCTCCTCCCAGGTCTGTATTTATGTGCTTGGGGAAAGGACAGCCTAGAGTGTGGGGGCTCTAAAGCTTCCCAACCCCGCGTCACCACTgcccttccctgccctgccccctcccaccaACAAAGCCAGTGTAAGCTGCAGGAAGCTCTGGCTGAGGCCAAGGTCAGCTGGCCTCCCTCTGCCTCAAGGCTTGACCTCAGCCCCTCTAGCTGAATGAGGTGCCCCGAGGCATCTTCCATAGCCCTAGCAGCTAACCTCTTCTCCCTGCTCCACAGGGCCGCTCCCTACTGACATTTGAGAGAAAACCCAGAATCCTCCAGTTGGTTACTGTAGAATGGTCCATACCCTGGGCTCCAGGCGATGGACCCCCGAAAGAATACTCTCTTTAGTGTCTCAGTTGAACAGACAGTGACTCTCCATCCCCCAGCAGCCCTGTGCCCAGGGGCCAGGGAAGTCCCTCCCCACTGGCTGACCAGGCAGCAGGGCCCACATTCTGCGTGCTCCCTCTCTGGTTCTCCCATGGTTCTATCTCTGGTGTGGGAGCTCATGCCTGATGGCCTGCTCCCTGATGGCCTGCCCAGACAGCCTTGCATCTGCTGGCCAGTGCAGGGGCCAAGGAAGTCCCTcccctgtggctgatcaggcagCAGGGCCCGCactgcctgcccccccccctccGGTCCACCCCTCCGTCCCTGGTGTGAGAGCTCGTGCCTGATGGCCTGCCCCGACAGCCCTGCGTCAGCTGGCCAGTGCAGTGGGCAAGGAAGGGGCTACGAAGGGATGTCAGGCTGCAAGGCTTCCGTGACCTCTTTCCTTGTTCTCCTCAGCCACAGGCTGCCTATtatcttataggatcataggcctcagagctggaagtgacctcagaggtcctaGCGTCTCACCACCTCATTGCACACATGAGAGGAACTGGGGCCCCAAGGGGCAAGAgacttgtctgaagtcacacaggTGACTTTAGCagtgagtcagaatttgaacccagctcccctGACTCCTATTTCCTCACTCTTCCCAATACAGCGGGTGGCTACCAACCCCTGCTGACTCGGGATGGCTCCAGCTGCTCTCCACTCCCCCTCCAACTGGCAGTGGCCCCCAACTTCCCCAAAGGCTCCATCATCCATCTGCCCCAGTCCTCAGCCATCAGGTCCGGGCACCTCCTGAGGCTGACCTCGCTTACCCTTTGGCAGGGGCTCCCAAAGCCCACCCTCCTCCTACTCCCATCTCCATCCCCCCGCTCCATCCGGCAGATGCTTcagcctctgcctcagttccctcatctatataACGGACGTAGCAGCAGCAGTTACCTCGGAGGGAAAGGCCCAGAACAAGCCCATCCTGACTCCCTAGCCCCCTCCTGCCCCGATGGACAGGTGGGAAAGCGGATGGCCGAGTCACAAAGCCAAGTGGGACGAAGATGCAAGCACAGATCAGAAGAGCCGATGATATTGACACGCCCGTTCCACGGATGAGAAAAGCAAGGCCGAGAGGGCAGAAGTAACTCGCCTTCCTGTGTTGGAGCTGGGTCCGGAACTCAGACTCAGGTCTTTTAACTCCAAGTCcgttccacccctccccccattcccattttaTCCATCAGCTGCGAGTTAGGAGACCTGCACCTCCAGTGAAGCAGTAGCGGGGAAAAAAACAGGGACCAGAGTCACAAAACCCCAGCCTCCATCCCCATGAAGAAAATGGTCCTGACCCCAAGCCTCAAGCTGCATCTTTGCCCCACTTGCTCCTGGTTCTGGCCCCCTGGTATCAAGCAGGACTGAGACGATGCACCTTCCAAGTGACAGCCCTTTCTAACAGTcccaggacctgggtttgagtcccacccTGCTTATCCCCTGCCAGGAGGACCCTGGTTCAAAtcggttttctcacctgtaaaatgggaccaTATCTTTGCTGGTGAAAGTGCTTTGTGTTGCTTAAGGTGCCTGAGGACTTGAATATTCTCAAGATATGTCTATCCTTCAAGACCCTCCTAGCCCAAGGGATTCTGCTTTTCCTCCGGGGCTTGCATCGCTGTGGGGACTACGGGCACCGTTAGCCCAGCTCTGGCACTCACTACAGGGTGGCTCTCAGCTTCAGTTCGTTACGTGTAAATTGGGGTTAACGTTTATAATCCCtatgttgtgaggctcaaatgagaatgCTTCTTAAACCTTAAGGCATTGTGTCGTCAtcgatgacgatgacgatgatgatcaCACCCTGCCCTCGATAATCACTGCCTTAGCCTCGGGTTACCACTGGGCCAGACTGGAGGGTAGGGACCGTGTTTTACCCAGGAGCTCTTGGGGGCAGGGCTGTTCTTGATCAAGATAATCCATCTATCGTGACAGAATCAGAAAAATGGGAACCCCAGGGCTCTGTAAAGGACCGCTGAGTCACCATTGTCCTCTGCAGCCTCTGCTGGAAGCCCTCCAGGGACAGGGACTGTGCCGCAGCCAGCACAGGTTCATCAAGAAGAGCTCACGTCTCCTTTTCATAGGGTTAGTAGCCCGGTAGGCTGTAGACACAGGATCCTTAGATTTCAGCCAAGCAAAGCGTGTCATTGCAGGTGGtcaaggcatttaataaatacctacatATATCAGGTGTGTGATAAATACTGGTTGGATTCCTTGACATCACTGTGGATGAGATGGAGAGGCAAGAGCCCTATAGGTGTGTTGGAAACTTTGCGTGGCCACCCCCAAAGACTGGTAATGAGTAGTTCCCTGGTGGGGAGGGTGTCTCTAGTGGTGTGCTCCTCAGGTCTTTGCCTGCCCTGCTTGGGTGGACATTTTTATGAATGAGCCAGATGATAATAACAAAAGCTAACTtctatggcacc
It includes:
- the LOC118849947 gene encoding tetraspanin-7-like; this translates as MALLKLSVLAFSFVFGAAGLTMLTLGLWAEMALGRYLALSARGAPSAPSLLLAAGAAGLLWGGLAGGGAASEHRGLLRASAAIQLTALGAGLAAGLSGLCYQNELAQGFRAGLWQALWGYGAGGRGDASLDALQRGLRCCGVDTYRDWLDSPWARSPWARGNGSLPLSCCRGQADCQEGARAVASDGCFSKASDFVADNMAFIVVAALGLGALQVVGVVLACLLAARMVPGAQTSAETPKSHSLENPLPAVPAVPLQP